In Halosimplex halophilum, the genomic stretch GCGCGACGGTCGCCCGGCCGTCGGCGTCGGTCCGCGCCACCCGCTCGCCGTCGAGCGTCACCGCCGCGTCGGGGACCGCGACGCCGTCGACGGTCGCCGTGACGAGCACGGTCGCGTTCGTCCGGGCGTCCCCCGAGACCGACAGCGTCGCGTTCGTCGCCACATCGAACGACCGCGACGTGTTCTCGGCCTGTCGGCGTGGCGAACTCTCCGAGGCTCCGGCCGACTCCGGCCCCGACCCCTCCGCCCCCTGCCCCGACGCGTCGTCTGATCCCTCCCGCGCCACGGCGGCGGCGGTCCGGTCGTCGAACCACTCGCTCGCGGACGCGGAGGGCGCCGCCGGTTCCTCCAGCGCCGCCGCTCCACCGGTTCCGGAGCCCGTCCCCGTCGTCGTCCCGCCGGAGACGGTGACCGTCAGGTTCTCGGCGAACGGGACGCGGCCCGCGACCGTCCCGTCCCGGCCGGTCTGGCCGATCGGCTCCCCGTTGAACGCGACCGTCGCGCCCGCGACCGGCTGGGCGCCCGCCTCGACCGTCACCGCGACGGTCGTCCCGGGCACGGCCGTCCGGTTGAGCGACACGTCGTACCCGCCCGTCGGCTCGTCGGGGTCGTCCGACGGCGGCTCGTCCGGACCGCTCGGCGTCACCGGCGTCGGCGGCGTCGCGTCCGGCCCCGCCTGCGTCCCGGGGTCGGTGGTCGTTCCCGTCTCCTGCTCCGTGCCGTTCGCCCCGGGCTCGGCCGAGAACGTCTCGCCGGGGCTGCCCTCCTCCTGGGGCGCGTACCGTCCCGGCGCGTCGCTGTCCTCGTAGGCCGCCTGCTCGGCGCGGAGCCGCTCGGCGCCCGGCGTCGGGTCGAACCGGACCCACCCCACGTCGGCGAAGTACACCTCGACCCACGCGTGGGCGTTCATCGCCCGCACCTGGAACGTGTTCGCGCCGACCTGGCGCCCCGTCGAGTAGCCGACGACGTACCGCGCGGGGATCTCCTGGGAGCGCAGCATCGTCACCATCGCCGTCGCGAAGTACTCGCAGTAGCCCGCGTCCATCTGCGTGACGAACTCCCGCGCGACGTTGTCGCCCGACGGCCGCGAGACGTTCAGCGAGTACTCCTTGTTGGTCTCCAGCCACCGCTCGACCCGCGTCGCCGTCTCGTAGGGGTTCTCGGCGCCCTCGGTGACGTTGTTCGTGAACGGCCGCAGCGACACCGCCGTGCTCGGCGGCAGCCGCGTGTACCGCCGCTCGACGGCGTCGGGGTAGTCACGCCCCGTCGCCCGGAGGAGTTCGGGGTCCCGCGGCGGCGTCCGGCTCACGCCGACGTAACTGGTCCCCGCCGACAGCCGGTCGTCGGCGCGGGCCAGTCCGCCCTCCGTGAGCGAGACGCCCTCGGCGCGTTCGAGGTCGGTCGGCCGCCACACCGTCGGCGCCGCGCTGGCCGACTGGACGAGTTCGACGCGGTACCGGGTCTCCTCCCCCTCGACCGGCGCCGTCGCGTCGCTCGGCCCCGAGCGGGACCACCCGCTGCCCGTGTACGTGTCGTAGGCCCCTGTCCGCCAGTAGTTCGACTCCTGGCTCCGCACCCGGAAGTGGACCTCCGTGTCCTGCGAGCGGAACGGGCTCTCGCCGCGCTCCCCGACCGGGCCGCCGACGGACGTGCTGTCGCCGACGTTCAGCGCGCCGAAGCCGCTCGCGCTGGCTCCGGCCGCGCCGTTGCCCTCCTCGCCCGCCCGCTCCGCCGCGCCGGGCGGCAGCGGGATCAGCGACTCGGCGGGCGCGTCGCCCAGCCCGACCGACGCGGCCGCCGGGATCAGCGCCGTCGCGAGGACTGCCGCGACGACGCAGGCGGCCGCCAGCGCCACGACCCCGTACTCGCGGGTGGGTGCCGCCTCGCCGAACTCGAAGCGCTCGTCGGCGTCGCTCATCGGTCAGTCCCGGCGGGGAGGGTGAGGGGAAACGGTCCACTCCGGGCGATGCATTCACCGTTGGGTAGGCGGCCAGCGACAAATACTTCGTGGTCACACGTTCGCCTCGGGCCGCCTCCACCGGGTTCCCGCGGCCGCCCCGGGGACGCACAAGGGCTATGTGTCCCGCCGAGAGAGGGGTGGCCATGATAGACGGCTCCACCTGCCCGAAGTGCAGCGGGCACGTCAGCACGGCCGACGGCACGACCTACGTCTGCGACGACTGCGGCGCCGAGTTCGACTCCGCCGACCTCTTCCTGCCCTGACCGCGTCAGCGAACCGACCGGTCGGTCCGGCTTTCGAAATCCTTTTTTCTCCCCTCCCCGCACTCCGTGATACGCCCGACGGCGCGCCGCCTTAGCTCAGACTGGGAGAGCACTCGACTGAAGATCGAGCTGTCCCCGGTTCAAATCCGGGAGGCGGCATCCTGTTGCCGCTCGATTGATGACCGACAGATGTGGCGCTATCCTGCGATTCGGATTCCCCTCATGCGAAGGCAACCGGTCACTGGATGTGTCCCGTCACGCCCGGCGTTCTGAAATTGT encodes the following:
- a CDS encoding transglutaminase family protein, whose translation is MSDADERFEFGEAAPTREYGVVALAAACVVAAVLATALIPAAASVGLGDAPAESLIPLPPGAAERAGEEGNGAAGASASGFGALNVGDSTSVGGPVGERGESPFRSQDTEVHFRVRSQESNYWRTGAYDTYTGSGWSRSGPSDATAPVEGEETRYRVELVQSASAAPTVWRPTDLERAEGVSLTEGGLARADDRLSAGTSYVGVSRTPPRDPELLRATGRDYPDAVERRYTRLPPSTAVSLRPFTNNVTEGAENPYETATRVERWLETNKEYSLNVSRPSGDNVAREFVTQMDAGYCEYFATAMVTMLRSQEIPARYVVGYSTGRQVGANTFQVRAMNAHAWVEVYFADVGWVRFDPTPGAERLRAEQAAYEDSDAPGRYAPQEEGSPGETFSAEPGANGTEQETGTTTDPGTQAGPDATPPTPVTPSGPDEPPSDDPDEPTGGYDVSLNRTAVPGTTVAVTVEAGAQPVAGATVAFNGEPIGQTGRDGTVAGRVPFAENLTVTVSGGTTTGTGSGTGGAAALEEPAAPSASASEWFDDRTAAAVAREGSDDASGQGAEGSGPESAGASESSPRRQAENTSRSFDVATNATLSVSGDARTNATVLVTATVDGVAVPDAAVTLDGERVARTDADGRATVALSDSPGNVTLRVARDPVAGERTLELGRLRVEAESLWPLPVAGTPVDVTARLGNESVAGAPVRLGGDRVGTTGVDGTLAATLPFASSASVAVDASGQTARTAVANPLVNAAGVALAAVALVAAAAVGVARRSVDPRAVPRRVAATLRTLARGTVRAFVGGAVAVAARIRATLAQLRGLVAGERSPAELLTALGAWLADWSRRLRPGAPAAEGNGASAASAADRGGDAAGDDAHLTIREAWGRFLGHVSVRRPWTKTPGQLADHAVTADGLPPGAVATLRDEFRAVEYGPRSPDESVPAVEGAIERIESALDGDHDEASADHGGSGTGHDRRSDGTGDGGPGGD